A window from Moritella yayanosii encodes these proteins:
- the prfC gene encoding peptide chain release factor 3, which produces MSNSILEQEVSKRRTFAIISHPDAGKTTITEKVLLFGNALQKAGTVKGKKSGQHAKSDWMEMEKERGISVTTSVMQFPYRGRLINLLDTPGHEDFSEDTYRTLTAVDSCLMIIDSAKGVETRTVKLMEVTRLRDTPIITFMNKIDRDIRDPIDLMDEVEEVLKIACAPITWPIGMGKELKGVYHILRDEVILYKSGQGHMIQDSRVIKGINNPEVDEALGDYAEQLREEMELVQGAANKFDYELFMAGELTPVYFGTALGNFGVDHVLDGLVEWAPKPQSRITEQRTVKPNEANFTGFIFKIQANMDPKHRDRIAFMRVCSGKYSKGMKMKHVRLNKDVSISDAVTFMAGDRTQTEEAYPGDIIGLHNHGTIQIGDTFTQGELLKFTGIPNFAPEMFRRIRLKDPLKQKQLQKGLIQLSEEGAVQVFRPQRSNDLIVGAVGVLQFDVVVHRLRTEYKVDAIYENISVATARWVDCEDPRKLEEFKKKAWDNIALDGGNNLTYIAPTMVNLRLAQERYPDIIFRETREH; this is translated from the coding sequence ATGTCAAATAGCATTCTTGAGCAAGAGGTGTCGAAAAGACGTACTTTTGCGATTATCTCGCATCCCGATGCTGGTAAAACAACGATTACCGAAAAAGTATTATTATTCGGCAACGCCTTACAAAAAGCCGGTACTGTGAAAGGTAAGAAATCGGGTCAGCATGCTAAATCTGACTGGATGGAAATGGAAAAAGAACGTGGTATTTCGGTAACTACCTCGGTAATGCAGTTTCCGTATCGTGGCAGGTTAATTAACTTACTGGATACGCCTGGGCATGAAGATTTCTCGGAAGATACTTACCGTACCCTAACCGCTGTAGACTCATGCTTAATGATCATTGACTCGGCCAAAGGCGTAGAAACACGTACCGTAAAATTGATGGAAGTCACCCGCTTGCGTGATACGCCAATTATTACCTTCATGAATAAAATTGACCGTGATATTCGCGATCCAATTGATTTGATGGATGAAGTTGAAGAAGTATTAAAAATTGCATGTGCACCCATTACTTGGCCGATCGGCATGGGTAAAGAACTAAAAGGTGTTTACCATATTTTACGTGATGAAGTGATCCTGTATAAGTCTGGTCAGGGTCATATGATCCAAGACAGTCGTGTGATTAAAGGCATTAACAACCCAGAAGTTGACGAAGCACTTGGCGATTACGCTGAACAATTACGTGAAGAGATGGAGCTTGTTCAGGGCGCGGCAAATAAATTTGATTATGAATTATTTATGGCGGGCGAATTAACGCCGGTATACTTTGGTACCGCGCTCGGTAACTTTGGTGTTGATCATGTACTCGATGGTTTAGTCGAGTGGGCACCTAAGCCGCAATCACGCATAACAGAACAACGTACAGTCAAGCCAAATGAAGCTAATTTCACTGGTTTCATCTTTAAGATCCAAGCGAATATGGATCCCAAACATCGTGACCGTATTGCTTTCATGCGTGTTTGCTCTGGCAAATACAGCAAAGGCATGAAAATGAAGCATGTACGTTTAAATAAAGATGTCAGTATTTCTGATGCGGTCACTTTTATGGCGGGTGATCGTACTCAAACTGAAGAAGCATATCCGGGTGATATTATTGGTCTACACAACCATGGTACGATCCAAATTGGTGATACGTTTACCCAAGGTGAGTTATTGAAATTTACCGGGATCCCTAACTTTGCGCCCGAAATGTTTCGTCGTATTCGTTTGAAAGATCCATTAAAGCAAAAGCAATTGCAAAAAGGTCTGATTCAGTTGTCTGAAGAAGGTGCCGTGCAGGTGTTCCGTCCTCAACGCTCTAACGATTTGATCGTAGGCGCAGTTGGTGTGCTACAGTTTGACGTGGTAGTGCATCGCTTACGCACTGAATATAAAGTGGATGCGATTTATGAAAACATCAGCGTGGCGACAGCACGTTGGGTTGATTGTGAAGATCCGCGTAAGTTAGAAGAGTTCAAAAAGAAAGCTTGGGACAATATAGCCCTAGATGGTGGTAATAACTTAACCTATATCGCCCCGACTATGGTTAATTTACGTCTTGCACAAGAGCGTTATCCGGATATTATTTTCCGTGAGACTCGCGAGCACTAA
- a CDS encoding DEAD/DEAH box helicase yields MSDTSPIVQFTDLNLPEPILRVLNDLGYEAPTPIQAECIPLLQNGGDVLGMAQTGTGKTAAFALPLLSNIDTALTKPQILVLAPTRELAIQVAEAFQTYSRHMRGFHVLPIYGGQSYPIQLKALKRNPQVIVGTPGRVIDHINRGTLDLSGIKAIVLDEADEMLRMGFIDDVESILSKTPAERQMALFSATMPEEIRRITKRFMTNPTSVQIATKTSTVENIEQKCLIIGGLQAKLDGLTRILETEDYDGVIIFARTKTMTVELAEKLEARGYSAAALNGDLNQAMRERTISRLKSGQLDILIATDVAARGLDVPRIDLVINYDIPTDTESYVHRIGRTGRAGRKGTAILFAAPRERRLLKAIERATRQPLIMMDLPSRDDVTKKRISSFRDQLAALSTGDENLDFYRNLVGQLSEELELSELDLASALLFLAQKEKPLVLPPEAPRRERSFRDDDRGDRGRNDRGERRDRGDRPERGERGERRPAAEMEVFRIEVGRNDGVQVKNIVGAIANEANINSRNIGGIRLHDDYSTIELPKGMPSEQLQQLQQVYVCNKALRMSKLEGVAAEGRQERSRPPRDNDRPARDGHRGQRRDSSERRDNSERRPRRPNRD; encoded by the coding sequence ATGTCTGATACATCACCCATAGTACAATTTACTGATTTAAATTTACCTGAACCAATTTTACGAGTGTTGAATGATCTAGGTTATGAAGCACCTACACCAATTCAAGCTGAATGTATTCCGTTACTACAGAACGGTGGTGATGTGCTAGGTATGGCACAGACTGGTACGGGCAAAACTGCTGCGTTTGCATTACCATTATTGAGTAACATTGATACTGCATTGACTAAACCACAGATATTGGTGCTAGCACCAACTCGTGAGTTAGCGATCCAAGTTGCTGAAGCATTCCAAACATACTCACGTCATATGCGTGGATTCCATGTGTTACCTATCTACGGTGGTCAAAGCTACCCGATTCAGCTAAAAGCACTTAAACGCAACCCACAAGTGATTGTTGGTACGCCTGGCCGTGTGATTGATCACATTAACCGTGGTACGCTTGATCTTTCTGGTATTAAAGCGATAGTACTTGATGAAGCTGATGAAATGCTACGCATGGGCTTTATTGATGATGTAGAATCAATTCTGTCTAAAACACCTGCAGAACGTCAAATGGCGTTATTCTCTGCAACTATGCCTGAAGAAATTCGTCGTATTACCAAACGTTTTATGACTAACCCAACTTCGGTTCAAATTGCAACTAAAACATCAACTGTTGAAAACATTGAACAAAAATGTTTAATCATTGGTGGTTTACAAGCAAAACTTGACGGTCTAACACGTATTCTTGAAACTGAAGATTACGATGGCGTGATCATCTTTGCTCGTACTAAAACAATGACTGTTGAACTTGCTGAGAAATTAGAAGCGCGCGGTTATTCTGCTGCTGCACTAAACGGTGACTTAAACCAAGCAATGCGTGAGCGCACTATAAGTCGTCTGAAAAGTGGCCAGTTAGATATTCTTATCGCAACTGACGTTGCGGCACGTGGTCTTGACGTTCCTCGTATTGACCTCGTAATTAACTACGATATCCCAACTGATACAGAATCATACGTTCACCGTATTGGTCGTACAGGCCGTGCTGGACGTAAAGGTACTGCAATCTTATTTGCAGCACCACGCGAACGTCGTTTATTAAAAGCGATTGAACGTGCAACGCGTCAGCCATTAATTATGATGGATCTACCTTCACGTGATGATGTAACGAAAAAACGTATTTCATCATTCCGTGATCAGTTAGCGGCACTTTCTACTGGTGACGAAAACTTAGATTTCTACAGAAACTTAGTTGGTCAACTTTCTGAAGAGTTAGAACTAAGCGAATTAGATCTTGCATCTGCGTTATTATTCCTAGCACAGAAAGAAAAACCATTAGTATTACCACCAGAAGCGCCACGTCGTGAACGTAGCTTCCGTGATGATGACCGTGGTGATCGTGGCCGTAACGACCGTGGCGAACGCCGTGATCGTGGTGACCGTCCTGAACGTGGCGAACGTGGCGAACGTCGTCCAGCTGCAGAAATGGAAGTTTTCCGTATTGAAGTTGGTCGTAATGATGGTGTTCAAGTTAAGAATATCGTTGGCGCTATTGCTAATGAAGCGAATATCAACAGCCGTAACATCGGCGGTATCCGTTTACATGATGACTACTCAACAATTGAATTACCAAAAGGTATGCCAAGCGAGCAGTTACAACAACTACAACAAGTTTATGTTTGTAACAAAGCATTACGCATGAGCAAACTTGAAGGTGTTGCAGCTGAAGGTCGTCAAGAACGTAGCCGTCCACCACGTGATAACGATCGTCCAGCACGTGATGGTCATCGTGGTCAACGTCGTGATTCTAGCGAACGTCGTGACAACAGCGAACGTCGTCCACGTCGTCCCAATCGTGACTAA
- the dauA gene encoding C4-dicarboxylic acid transporter DauA has product MQHRAHLFSLRIAHALRESFSRSDYNSAKFGKDLLAGITVGIIAIPLAMALAIASGVAPQYGLYTAIIGGIVIAISGGSRYSISGPTAAFVIILYPIVQQYGFGGLLLATIMSGLILVIMAVLRLGRFIEYIPDAVTLGFTGGIAVVIATLQVKDFFGLPVESLPEHYWDKLAVLANALPYLHLPSFAVAAFTLVIMLVWPKFKTVVPAHLPAVILGSLLAMVLNDWGMDIATIGSRFHYLLPDGSQGAGIPPYLPTFEWPWLQAGANGQPLALSWKLISDLLPAAFAIAMLGAIESLLCAVVLDGMTGKRHSANSELLGQGIGNIVVPFFGGITATAAIARSAANVKAGAQTPISAVIHGLVVLASLVLLAPLLAYVPMSSMAALLLVVAWNMSEAGKALHLLKTAPKSDLWVFTICFSFTIVFDMVLAITAGILLAAVLFMKEIAEMVKVTDITDNKRLITTKIPAGWRVFKINGPLFFAAADRVFSELADKINEIDGFVLYLDAVPLLDAGGLAAMEQFINQCKIYNTQVIFCDLQFQPLKTLARAGVQPIGGVTSFSPTLHEALTKIANY; this is encoded by the coding sequence ATGCAGCATAGGGCCCATCTTTTTTCGTTACGTATTGCCCATGCGTTACGTGAGTCGTTTAGTCGTTCTGATTATAATTCGGCTAAATTCGGAAAAGATTTATTAGCAGGTATCACCGTTGGTATCATTGCTATTCCTTTGGCGATGGCGCTTGCTATTGCGAGTGGTGTTGCACCTCAATATGGGCTTTATACGGCAATTATCGGTGGTATTGTGATTGCAATATCGGGTGGTAGTCGCTATAGCATTTCAGGACCCACTGCTGCTTTTGTTATTATCCTCTATCCCATTGTTCAGCAGTATGGTTTTGGCGGTTTATTATTAGCAACGATAATGTCGGGGTTGATCTTAGTCATCATGGCGGTATTACGTCTTGGTCGTTTTATTGAGTATATCCCAGATGCTGTAACCCTCGGTTTTACCGGTGGTATTGCGGTGGTTATTGCAACATTGCAGGTGAAAGATTTTTTTGGTCTTCCTGTCGAGTCTTTACCGGAACATTATTGGGATAAACTGGCTGTATTAGCCAATGCATTGCCTTATTTACATTTACCGAGTTTTGCAGTTGCGGCGTTTACGCTTGTTATCATGCTGGTTTGGCCTAAATTTAAAACCGTGGTACCCGCGCATTTACCTGCGGTTATCCTCGGCAGTTTATTAGCGATGGTATTAAATGATTGGGGGATGGATATTGCTACTATTGGTAGTCGCTTCCATTACTTATTACCTGATGGTAGTCAAGGTGCAGGTATTCCACCCTATTTACCTACTTTTGAGTGGCCGTGGTTACAAGCTGGAGCCAATGGACAACCGCTAGCACTGAGCTGGAAGTTAATTTCTGATCTATTACCTGCGGCATTTGCGATTGCCATGTTAGGCGCAATCGAATCCTTACTGTGTGCCGTGGTGCTGGATGGCATGACAGGTAAACGCCATAGTGCGAATAGTGAATTACTCGGTCAAGGCATTGGTAATATTGTGGTGCCATTTTTTGGTGGTATTACTGCAACTGCTGCGATTGCGCGCTCTGCTGCGAATGTTAAAGCTGGTGCGCAAACGCCGATATCAGCTGTTATTCACGGTTTAGTGGTGTTGGCGAGTTTAGTGTTACTGGCACCCCTATTGGCTTACGTACCTATGTCTTCGATGGCCGCGTTATTACTCGTTGTGGCTTGGAATATGAGTGAAGCGGGCAAAGCATTACACTTATTAAAGACCGCGCCGAAGAGTGACCTTTGGGTTTTCACCATTTGTTTTTCGTTTACTATTGTGTTTGATATGGTATTAGCAATTACAGCGGGCATCTTGTTAGCGGCTGTCTTGTTCATGAAAGAAATTGCAGAAATGGTTAAAGTCACCGATATTACCGATAATAAACGGCTTATAACCACTAAAATCCCGGCGGGTTGGCGGGTATTTAAAATTAACGGACCATTATTTTTTGCGGCTGCCGACCGGGTATTTTCAGAGTTAGCGGATAAAATCAATGAAATTGATGGTTTTGTGCTGTATTTAGATGCGGTACCATTACTCGATGCTGGCGGGCTAGCTGCCATGGAGCAATTCATTAATCAGTGTAAGATCTACAATACCCAAGTGATATTTTGTGATCTGCAATTTCAACCATTAAAAACGTTAGCCCGAGCCGGTGTGCAGCCGATTGGCGGCGTGACCTCGTTTAGTCCGACATTACATGAAGCATTAACTAAAATTGCCAATTATTAA
- a CDS encoding AMP-dependent synthetase/ligase: MTEHLVNSFRSKFAARKTTTAIRFKEHGEWQDITWSTLLDNSDLVAKALLFLGCEVQAKVGILANNRPEWSFADLGILAARCVTVPIYPTNTTEQTRYIVKNADIDYLFVGGQEQFDTALELLATDDLKLIIALTDGIDLKGESNAMHLSAFIQQGNQASDAEFEQRLIDANMDDLVTLIYTSGTTGQPKGVMLDYTNFAAAFASHDKMISVSETDTSIAFLPLSHVLERTWSFYLMHCGAQNVHLENPKLIIDVIAEVKPTLLVAVPRLYEKIYSTIHSRLASASAVKKALFGWATNVGLAHFKLVHGNQQPSFWLASQHKLADRLILSKLRGILGGNTRFLPCGGAKVDPDINQFFQSIGIQIQAGYGMTETTATVCCHRGTGYDFSSIGLPLPDMEVKIGDDNEILIRSDTVMKGYYKMPEETENNFIDGWLKTGDAGKILANGEVVMTERIKELMKTSNGKYIAPQLVEGTLNKDHFIDQVAIFADSRHFVSALIVPSFDALEEYANSINLQFSSKAELLRHSHIVTMFEKRLQDLQSELANFEKVKKFKLLSREFCMKKGEITPTLKLRRKVIESEYKKDIDEMYNSDKK, from the coding sequence ATGACCGAACATTTAGTAAACAGTTTCAGATCTAAATTTGCAGCACGTAAAACAACAACCGCAATTCGTTTTAAAGAACACGGTGAATGGCAAGATATCACCTGGTCTACGTTACTCGATAACTCAGATCTGGTCGCTAAAGCATTGTTGTTTCTTGGCTGTGAAGTGCAAGCTAAAGTAGGCATCTTGGCAAACAATCGTCCAGAATGGAGCTTTGCTGATTTAGGTATTTTAGCTGCGCGTTGTGTTACTGTCCCTATCTATCCGACCAATACCACAGAGCAAACTCGCTATATTGTTAAAAACGCTGATATCGATTATCTATTTGTCGGTGGCCAAGAACAGTTTGATACAGCCCTAGAGCTATTAGCAACGGATGACTTAAAGCTGATCATTGCGCTGACGGATGGTATAGATTTAAAAGGTGAATCCAATGCAATGCATTTATCTGCTTTCATCCAGCAAGGCAATCAAGCATCCGATGCAGAATTTGAACAACGATTGATTGATGCGAATATGGACGATCTGGTTACCCTTATTTATACATCTGGTACCACAGGGCAACCAAAAGGTGTCATGCTCGATTATACTAACTTTGCTGCTGCCTTCGCGAGTCATGATAAGATGATTTCTGTATCAGAAACGGATACTTCAATCGCCTTCTTGCCGTTAAGCCATGTGCTCGAGCGTACTTGGTCTTTTTACCTAATGCATTGTGGTGCACAAAACGTGCATCTCGAAAATCCAAAATTGATTATTGATGTTATCGCTGAAGTTAAACCTACGCTATTAGTCGCAGTGCCACGTTTATACGAAAAAATATACAGTACTATTCATAGCCGATTAGCATCAGCATCGGCGGTTAAAAAGGCGCTGTTTGGCTGGGCGACGAACGTCGGCTTAGCCCATTTTAAACTTGTGCATGGTAACCAACAGCCCTCTTTTTGGTTAGCTAGCCAGCATAAACTTGCTGACCGGCTTATCTTATCTAAACTACGCGGCATTCTTGGTGGTAATACACGCTTTTTACCTTGTGGTGGAGCGAAAGTTGATCCGGATATAAACCAATTCTTTCAGTCCATAGGCATTCAGATTCAAGCTGGTTACGGTATGACCGAAACCACGGCGACAGTATGTTGTCATCGTGGTACCGGATATGACTTTAGCTCTATCGGTCTACCATTACCTGATATGGAAGTGAAAATAGGCGATGATAACGAGATATTAATACGCAGTGATACGGTAATGAAGGGTTATTACAAAATGCCTGAAGAAACCGAAAATAACTTTATTGATGGTTGGTTGAAAACCGGTGATGCAGGTAAGATTTTAGCCAATGGTGAAGTCGTCATGACGGAACGTATTAAAGAGCTAATGAAAACATCAAATGGTAAATATATCGCACCACAGCTGGTTGAAGGCACATTAAATAAAGATCACTTTATTGATCAGGTTGCTATTTTTGCTGATTCTCGTCATTTTGTGAGCGCGTTAATCGTGCCATCATTTGATGCATTAGAAGAGTACGCCAACTCGATTAATTTACAGTTTTCAAGTAAAGCTGAACTGCTGCGTCATAGTCATATCGTTACTATGTTTGAGAAACGGTTACAAGACTTACAAAGTGAATTGGCTAACTTTGAAAAAGTAAAAAAATTCAAACTACTTAGTCGTGAATTTTGTATGAAAAAAGGTGAGATCACACCGACACTCAAGTTACGGCGTAAAGTCATTGAAAGTGAATACAAGAAAGACATTGATGAAATGTATAACAGTGATAAAAAATAA
- the rimI gene encoding ribosomal protein S18-alanine N-acetyltransferase, producing the protein MPKIIPLTLEHLPLVQKVETASHAFPWSDKILASNFGARYFNFILVKDEQILGYYFANQVAGEASLLNIAVAPEHQGKGYGKLLINHLIKECQQQELFQLWLEVRESNHGACQLYLNIGFNEVDRRINYYPAAKGREDAIMMCYIV; encoded by the coding sequence ATGCCAAAAATCATTCCGCTAACACTTGAACATTTACCCCTAGTCCAAAAAGTTGAAACGGCAAGTCATGCGTTTCCGTGGTCAGATAAAATATTAGCCAGTAATTTTGGTGCTCGATACTTTAATTTTATATTAGTTAAAGATGAGCAAATACTAGGTTATTACTTTGCTAACCAAGTGGCTGGAGAAGCAAGTCTGCTTAATATTGCAGTTGCGCCTGAGCATCAAGGTAAGGGTTACGGTAAACTGCTTATTAACCACCTAATTAAAGAATGCCAACAGCAAGAATTGTTTCAATTATGGTTAGAAGTACGAGAATCTAATCATGGTGCTTGCCAACTATATTTAAACATAGGCTTTAATGAGGTCGATCGCCGTATTAACTATTATCCAGCGGCGAAAGGCAGAGAAGATGCCATTATGATGTGCTACATAGTCTAG
- a CDS encoding manganese-dependent inorganic pyrophosphatase, producing the protein MLVLGHTNPDCDSLAGSISLSAFLTKRDGKTVTPIMQGEPNAEGLFLLEKAGLACPEIRTSIAGEEVWLIDYSDFNQAPKDARQATIRGIVDHHKLGDVETDEQLEAWIWPCGCSNTIVYNMYKINNIEIDQKVAVMMLGAILSDTVHFNSPTCTQIDIDAAHELAKIAGIDDIDAFVTAQFAAKSDIAAVPSEELILRDLKVYTIGNKDFSIAQIEITNIDLALSRKAELQSELVKYKAEHGYHTALVLLTDITNLNSVALIESEESALVAETLGGTFVDELIDLPNVVSRKKQVLPPLQTQFK; encoded by the coding sequence ATGTTAGTACTAGGACACACAAACCCTGATTGTGACAGCTTAGCAGGCTCAATCTCTCTATCTGCATTTTTAACAAAACGCGATGGCAAAACAGTAACACCTATTATGCAAGGCGAACCGAATGCAGAAGGTCTTTTCCTACTTGAAAAAGCTGGTCTAGCGTGCCCTGAAATCCGTACATCAATTGCTGGTGAAGAAGTTTGGCTCATTGATTACTCTGACTTCAACCAAGCACCAAAAGATGCTCGCCAAGCTACAATTCGCGGTATCGTTGATCACCACAAACTCGGTGACGTCGAAACAGATGAGCAACTTGAAGCATGGATCTGGCCTTGCGGCTGTTCAAATACGATTGTTTACAACATGTACAAGATCAACAACATCGAAATCGACCAGAAAGTTGCAGTGATGATGTTAGGAGCAATCTTAAGTGACACTGTACACTTCAACTCTCCGACCTGTACCCAAATCGATATTGATGCAGCACACGAACTAGCTAAAATTGCTGGTATTGATGATATTGATGCATTCGTTACCGCACAATTTGCAGCTAAATCAGACATTGCAGCAGTGCCTTCTGAAGAGTTAATCTTACGTGATCTTAAAGTTTACACCATTGGTAACAAAGACTTCTCAATTGCACAAATAGAAATCACTAACATTGATCTAGCACTGTCACGCAAAGCAGAATTACAAAGTGAACTTGTTAAATATAAAGCGGAGCACGGTTACCACACCGCGTTAGTATTATTAACCGATATTACTAACCTAAACTCTGTCGCTTTAATCGAAAGTGAAGAAAGTGCGTTAGTAGCAGAAACACTTGGCGGTACCTTCGTTGACGAACTTATCGACTTACCAAATGTTGTCAGCCGTAAAAAACAAGTATTACCACCGTTACAAACTCAGTTTAAGTAA